Proteins co-encoded in one Mesorhizobium huakuii genomic window:
- a CDS encoding beta-ketoacyl-ACP synthase III encodes MHRVIISGIGVEVPEAKITNEELVASFNAWVDMENARRQETGEPPLPKSDSDFIVHASGVRTRHVIEREGILDPTRMAPRIPARPDDALSLEAEFGIAAARKALDHAGLSPSDIDLAICSASHHQRPYPAIAIEMQQVLGTKGAGFDMGLGCSSAAAALHIAVNLVRSGAHKRILVTTPEIITGHLNFRDRQTHFIFGDASVSMVVEGLAQGEKRPGRFEVLDTRIWTQMSNNIRTNLGYHTRTAQDDPYMINLEGNLIKQVGNKVFKEVTVAGQKFIVEFLAEHGLTPQAVRRFWLHQANARMNAMILKLAFGHEVDHDRAPMVLERLGNTAGAGAIIALSENHADMKPGDFGLICAFGAGYSIGGALLRML; translated from the coding sequence ATGCATCGCGTCATCATCAGCGGCATCGGCGTTGAAGTCCCTGAAGCCAAGATCACCAATGAAGAACTGGTCGCCAGCTTCAATGCCTGGGTCGACATGGAGAATGCGCGCCGCCAGGAGACCGGCGAGCCGCCGCTGCCGAAATCGGACAGCGACTTCATCGTCCACGCTTCGGGCGTGCGCACCCGCCATGTGATCGAGCGCGAAGGCATTCTCGACCCGACCCGCATGGCCCCGCGCATTCCGGCGCGGCCCGACGATGCGCTATCGCTCGAGGCCGAGTTCGGCATCGCCGCGGCGCGAAAGGCTCTCGACCATGCCGGACTGAGCCCGTCCGATATCGACCTGGCGATCTGCTCGGCCTCGCATCACCAGCGGCCTTATCCGGCGATCGCCATCGAAATGCAGCAAGTGTTGGGGACAAAGGGCGCCGGCTTCGACATGGGGCTTGGCTGCTCTTCGGCTGCCGCCGCCTTGCACATCGCCGTCAATTTGGTGCGGTCGGGCGCACACAAACGCATCCTGGTGACGACGCCGGAGATCATCACCGGCCATCTCAATTTCCGCGACCGGCAGACGCATTTCATCTTCGGCGACGCGTCCGTGTCCATGGTGGTGGAGGGTCTTGCCCAAGGCGAGAAGCGGCCGGGACGATTCGAGGTGCTCGACACGCGCATCTGGACGCAGATGTCGAACAACATCCGCACCAATCTGGGCTACCACACCCGCACCGCCCAGGATGATCCTTACATGATCAATCTGGAAGGTAATCTGATCAAGCAGGTCGGCAACAAGGTGTTCAAGGAAGTCACCGTCGCCGGGCAGAAGTTCATCGTCGAATTCCTCGCCGAGCACGGGCTGACGCCGCAGGCGGTCAGGCGCTTCTGGCTGCATCAGGCCAATGCGCGCATGAACGCGATGATCCTGAAACTGGCCTTCGGCCACGAGGTCGACCACGACCGTGCGCCGATGGTGCTGGAGCGGCTGGGCAACACGGCCGGCGCCGGCGCCATCATCGCGCTGTCGGAGAACCACGCCGACATGAAGCCCGGCGATTTCGGCCTGATCTGCGCATTTGGCGCGGGGTATTCGATAGGCGGCGCGCTGCTGAGGATGCTCTAA